Proteins encoded within one genomic window of Thunnus maccoyii chromosome 22, fThuMac1.1, whole genome shotgun sequence:
- the LOC121889935 gene encoding E3 ubiquitin-protein ligase RNF19B-like, translated as MSCGHAVTPTSLTNWCRRLLDEGKSRFVCGCCRQEWSYVEVRKMALLTPEEMEYFEKTMAVNAIRDNFHAKLCPGCKSSVVRKDESNLSVRCTFCTANKQKTYEFCWQCLNEWKGPSPRSDRCENDGCCNETLKLLRTCPDIVFKDVKGVSGCPSIRACPTCGALVEHDKIKCKNIVCLRCEKEFCFVCLKLNKDCKKEKLSDYNTLCSSGVAPRQTSIPVWQQK; from the exons GGTAAAAGCAGATTTGTGTGTGGCTGTTGTCGTCAAGAGTGGTCTTACGTGGAGGTTCGTAAAATGGCCCTTCTGACCCCTGAAGAAATGGAGTACTTTGAAAAGACCATGGCTGTCAATGCCATCAGGGACAACTTTCATGCCAAATTA TGTCCTGGATGCAAATCTTCTGTGGTGAGAAAGGATGAATCTAATCTGAGTGTCCGCTGCACATTTTGCACTGCTAATAAACAAAAGACCTATGAATTCTGCTGGCAGTGTTTAAATGAATGGAAAGGTCCATCTCCAAGATCAGACCGCTGTGAAAATGATGGCTGCTGCAACGAGACACTAAAATTACTGAGAACCTGTCCAGACATCGTCTTTAAGGACGTTAAGGGGGTCTCTGGCTGTCCCTCCATCCGTGCCTGTCCCACCTGTGGTGCACTGGTGGAgcatgacaaaataaaatgcaaaaacataGTCTGTCTCCGGTGTGAGAAGGAGTtctgctttgtgtgtctgaaacTCAATAAAGATTGCAAGAAGGAAAAGCTGTCCGACTATAACACACTCTGTTCTAGCGGTGTAGCACCTAGACAGACCTCTATACCTGTATGGCAgcagaaataa
- the LOC121889913 gene encoding ubiquitin carboxyl-terminal hydrolase 47-like, producing the protein MKESKKSVIPPANRYHGLKNQGATCYLNSVLQVLFMTKEFREAVKREQPETENIDLHLTNLFDNLTKCTAQTCQITRKLGISRVHEQRDAAEYFEKILSHTSPEASQIFQGQLTHKNICSKCHTETDTDGPFWSLPLALKDSYSENYRVVDGFKEFFKASDVSGDNQMYCDECDHKADATMKCVMKHHPEVLVLLLKRFEFDYRYMEYVKISRCVDVPCTLKIPENETYELYGFVDHFGNMRGGHYTATIKCQDDKSWYNFNDTMVTRLPDNQSFQMDNTMK; encoded by the exons atgaaagaaagcaaaaagagTGTTATCCCTCCAG CCAATAGATACCATGGCTTAAAGAACCAGGGAGCTACATGTTACTTGAACAGTGTGCTGCAGGTGCTGTTCATGACCAAAGAGTTCAGAGAGGCTGTGAAAAG gGAACAACCTGAGACTGAGAATATTGATCTTCATCTTACAAACTTGTTTGATAATTTAACAAAGTGTACAGCTCAAACCTGTCAGATCACAAGGAAACTGGGCATCAGTAGAG TGCATGAACAACGTGATGCTGCTGAGTACTTTGAGAAGATTTTAAGTCACACCAGTCCAGAGGCTTCGCAG ATATTTCAAGGACAGTTGACGCATAAGAACATATGCTCTAAGTGTCACACAGAGACTGACACTGATGGACCATTTTGGAGTTTACCTCTTGCATTGAAGGACTCTTACAGTGAGAACTATAGAGTG GTGGATGGGTTTAAAGAGTTTTTCAAAGCTTCAGATGTCAGTGGAGATAACCAGATGTACTGTGATGAGTGTGATCACAAAGCGGACGCTACTATG AAATGTGTGATGAAGCACCATCCAGAGGTTTTAGTGCTGCTGTTGAAAAGGTTCGAGTTTGACTATCGTTACATGGAATATGTAAAAATCAGCCGCTGTGTGGATGTTCCCTGCACCCTAAAGATACCAGAG AACGAGACATATGAACTGTATGGGTTTGTTGATCACTTTGGTAATATGAGAGGTGGACATTACACGGCAACAATCAAGTGCCAGGATGACAAGAGTTGGTATAACTTTAATGATACCATGGTTACCAGACTG CCTGATAACCAGTCATTCCAGATGGATAACACTATGAAGTAA
- the LOC121889912 gene encoding probable E3 ubiquitin-protein ligase ARI8 — translation MDPYFSAGEKCYDPRDKSLKFVDGDDDLDFLCEGFKSRRAQISCGHAVTPTSLTNWCRRLLDEGKSRFVCGHCRQEWSYVEVRKMALLTPEEMEYFEKTMAVNAIRDNFHAKLCPGCKSSVVRKDESNLSVCCTFCTANKQKPYEFCWQCLNEWKGPFPRSDRCENDGCCNESLKLLRTCPDIVFKDVKGVIGCPSMRACPTCGALLEHDKTQCKNIVCLRCKVEFCFVCLKVTKECLESSSHFIPCSSGVAPRQTSIPVWRNK, via the exons ATGGACCCATATTTTTCAGCTGGAGAGAAGTGTTATGACCCTCGCGACAAAAGTCTTAAATTCGTCGATGGAGATGATGATTTAGATT ttcTGTGTGAAGGCTTCAAGTCTAGAAGAGCGCAGATATCCTGTGGTCATGCTGTAACTCCGACGTCTCTCACCAACTGGTGTCGCAGATTATTAGACGAG GGTAAAAGCAGATTTGTGTGTGGCCATTGTCGTCAAGAGTGGTCTTACGTGGAGGTTCGTAAAATGGCCCTTCTGACCCCTGAAGAAATGGAGTACTTTGAAAAGACCATGGCTGTCAATGCCATCAGGGACAACTTTCATGCCAAATTA TGTCCTGGATGCAAATCTTCTGTGGTGAGAAAGGATGAATCTAATCTGAGTGTCTGCTGCACATTTTGCACTGCTAATAAACAAAAGCCCTATGAATTCTGCTGGCAGTGTTTAAATGAATGGAAAGGTCCATTTCCACGATCAGACCGCTGTGAAAATGATGGCTGCTGCAACGAGTCACTAAAATTACTGAGAACCTGTCCAGACATCGTCTTTAAGGACGTGAAAGGGGTCATTGGTTGTCCCTCCATGCGTGCCTGTCCCACCTGTGGGGCACTGCTGGAGCATGACAAAACTCAGTGTAAAAACATAGTCTGTCTCCGGTGTAAGGTGGAgttctgttttgtgtgtctgaagGTCACTAAAGAGTGTTTGGAGTCAAGTTCACATTTCATACCATGCTCCAGTGGTGTTGCTCCCAGACAAACCTCTATACCTGTGTGGAGGAATAAGTAA